The Odocoileus virginianus isolate 20LAN1187 ecotype Illinois chromosome 27, Ovbor_1.2, whole genome shotgun sequence genome has a window encoding:
- the LOC110126258 gene encoding small ribosomal subunit protein eS4, X isoform-like, giving the protein MARGPKKHLKRVAAPKHWMLDKLTGVFAPRPSTGPHKLRECLPLIIFLRNRLKYALTGDEVKKICMQRFIKIDGKVRTDVTYPAGFMDVISIDKIGENFRLIYDTKGRFAVHRITPEEAKYKLCKVRKIFVGTKGIPHLVTHDARTIRYPDPLIKVNDTIQIDLETGKITDFIKFDTGNLCMVTGGANLGRIGVITNRERHPGSFDVVHVKDANGNSFATRLSNIFVIGKGNKPWISLPRGKGIRLTIAEERDKRLAAKQSSG; this is encoded by the coding sequence ATGGCTCGGGGTCCCAAGAAGCACCTGAAGCGCGTAGCAGCTCCAAAGCACTGGATGCTGGATAAGCTGACCGGCGTGTTTGCACCTCGTCCATCTACCGGTCCCCATAAGCTGAGGGAATGTCTCCCCCTAATCATTTTCCTAAGAAACAGACTTAAGTATGCCTTAACAGGAGATGAAGTGAAGAAGATTTGCATGCAGCGTTTCATTAAGATTGATGGCAAAGTCCGCACCGATGTAACCTACCCTGCTGGTTTTATGGATGTCATCAGCATTGATAAGATTGGAGAGAATTTTCGTTTGATCTATGACACCAAGGGTCGCTTTGCTGTTCATCGTATTACACCTGAGGAGGCCAAGTATAAGTTGTGCAAAGTGAGAAAGATCTTTGTGGGAACAAAAGGAATCCCTCATCTGGTGACCCATGATGCTCGTACCATCCGTTACCCTGATCCCCTCATCAAGGTGAATGACACCATTCAAATTGATCTGGAGACTGGCAAGATTACTGATTTCATCAAGTTCGACACTGGTAACCTGTGCATGGTGACTGGTGGTGCTAACCTGGGAAGAattggtgtgatcaccaaccggGAGAGACACCCAGGTTCCTTTGATGTAGTTCATGTTAAAGATGCCAATGGCAACAGCTTTGCCACTCGGCTCTCCAACATCTTCGTTATTGGCAAAGGCAACAAGCCATGGATCTCTCTTCCCCGTGGAAAGGGTATTCGCCTTACCATTGCTGAGGAGAGAGACAAGAGGCTGGCAGCCAAACAGAGCAGTGGATAA